The Juglans regia cultivar Chandler chromosome 6, Walnut 2.0, whole genome shotgun sequence genome contains the following window.
ttcatttcatgtgaagtagaaaaaaaaaaagagttgtcAAATTTGAAAGCAATAAAAAACGATTTAACTTGAACAATGACACTaacaaaatttagagaaaaaagtCATAGAACAGATATGCACAGGAGACACATTTGGAAGCAATAAATAAAGGTCCTTAACTTCTGAAAAGCAGAGCTCAGAAAAAAGTCTCTCTCTAAAGGTAAAAAAACCAGTAACTAGATTTGATAATTGTGTATAAGTCAACAACTCAATTACAGgataaaatgagagaaaaaaataataaatcaaaatttccACTGCAGATAAGAGACTACACATGAGTTAAAACTATTCCTACCCATAGGTACATTTAAAAAGGAAGGCGATTTCACTCCAATAATAGGAAAGTGGGTATTCCAAAAGTTTGAAAGCTTGTTAGCATTAGGTGTGCATAAAAGATTGATATGTGTTGTGTGTTTGGTGTTGCACTGAGACAAACTATACAATTAATTATGTATGCATTCAAAATCaagataatagaaaataatatggATTTGATAAGACTTTACATGTTGTGGGCACTTGAAATTTTTCAGGTTAGAGATCTGAAGCAATGCTTTTGCACATTCTAAATGGTAGACTCCTTGACAATCACGAACAGAGCACAGCACCTCTTCCCCAGGGTAGATAAGATCATGGCAAACAAGACATTCAACCTGAAATGAGTACCAACAGGGCATTGAGAAGGAGAAGTAAGTCGATTGATAATTATACAATGCGCATCATGTTGAAATCAAGATTTGCACTTAAACCTTCCAAAcatttcaatgaaaaaaaatgttggagaAGTCTTACAGATCAAGAATTTCCAAAGAGACTAATGCATAAGCTGAGGTCCTAGTTTAAAAAGTGACTAAGCATATGTTTTATACCTCCATTAGTATGTTCTGCCATTACTGCAACGATAAAGTCTGTATTGCAATGATAAACTTCCATATAGCAAAACATGTAAGCATCAGGTGTATAAAGATTGGGCAAATTAACATTCATTTTAACCTACTTGAATCAAATATCTATGTCCATGAATGTATGTGCCTCGACGATTTTTAAATGGTAAACCCCCATTAATGAAGACTCAGAAAATGTTACTTTTAGCTTCAAGGTAGGATGGtctaatgttttgttttatgggCACTACGGCCCTGAGTCgatattaagttttgaaattcttctagaattgctttattttttcttactatATATAACGTCAACAAGCTTTCAACCCTAAAGAGGAAACATTGAGTAATTAGCATGTTCTTTTGTATATAGATCCTTGCTTTTTTCCCCGTTTCCTCAGCACCCAAACAGAAATGGGGAAAAGCGCCCCAAAGACACAagaaattaccatttttttagcgCCGATGAGGAAAGGAAGACAGCACCTCGATTCGGGAACCCCCGATTCCATCTTCTTCTGAACCCAAGTCTTCACGTGGTCCTCCAAGCCCTTCCCATTCGAGGCCTTCCTGGCCCGGTCCAACGAGCCCCTATTCCGCCTCAAAGCCCTAATTTCGTTCCCAACGTTGACCTCCCCTTGGCAGAGTACCGGGAAGCTCAAAGTTTGCTCCTGATCGCATTCTTCGCCAAGGGTCTTGACCAAGCTAGGGCACTGAGGATTGCCCAGATCTGGTGGATCAGTTATCAGCTTGATGGCAGGGCAGCGAGTGAGAGCGAGAgaagccgagagagagagattaccgAGATCCGGCATGCTTTTAAGGATCATAAACAAAACCCTATGAAGCACTGTATCTATAGGTATAtggagagggagaaagggagagagggagagaaggggGTTGGGCGGGAAAGCTGAAATTTGTAGTTGGAAAAGAGGAGGGGAAAATGAAATTACGAAGAAGTTAATTTCAATATAGTGTATTTACGGGAGTGCCCGCCAGGTCATTCAAATGGGTGACCCGATGTCGTCGGTGGATGGAGAAGGAGCCGTTGGAGCGTACTGAACAACGTGTTTCGTGGTAGCAGTGCGCGCGTGCACTAAGGTTTATGTCAAAAAGAAGTTTGAAAGTAGTTGTACTTAAATGACGTTTGGGAAGAATATAGGATGaaataatatgagaattttataaatattaataacataatttgttaatagtagtgaaatagtttgaatttttgatgtgatttaaaaaatgataaaataaaaattattataaaattaaaatatttttataatattattttttaatattatttttattaagtatttgaaaaggatgaattatttttattttttgtttaaaagtttgaaaaagttgtaataattagtttgaaagtatttgtaatTGAGTGATGTTTAGGAATAAGATAGGATTAGATGATATGTAAATTTTGAGATggaaactttttccaaacaattcatgtttatttttacaattattctcatctaatcattacaactttttcaaatttctacacaaattaaaataaacaaggaCCTGCATAGCTAGTTAAAAACTCTGAGGGtaacaattttttatgaattttgataAGGAGATAAAAGTTAAAGTAATATAGCAACAAAATGTCTCTAGAAATCTTCATAACCCAGCTTTTGTATATAAGTTACTGGCATGGAGTATGTAGTATATTTTAAGGTTTTGAGGATATTTTGTAGTTTATGTCACAAGATATACTCTGCTCTTGCCACCAAGTAGTCACTTGGAAGTTCTTGGTCATCAATGTATGTTCAAACTGCTACAAGAAGGTAAGTTATCAGTACATACGTAGCCTGCTTTACTGGTGTCCAATGGATGTGTTATACATTGTAGAACTGAATGTCGTACGCGTGGAAGTTCACATGCGCAATAATTCCTTACTGGTGATTATGGTCATAGATATATCCATTATGCTTTCAGAACATTTCTCACCAAGAAACTAAACTAGGAAACACCAGCCACTTGTGTGAAGTTTGTTTGTAAGCCTTTGGTCTCAATAGTAGCCTTTTGAAATTCTTTCTTACACAGAACTTttgatcatttatattttatcatgcATGAATGGATGCCAAAGTTGCTTATGACTTCCACCATTTACACAATGAAAAACCTTACCCTGCACAAGGTCCAATTGCAAACAAGGTCAAGTGAATCTCCCACTTGAATGCTTTATCTTTTAGTTTCATTTATGCTTTGAGAtattatatcatcaacattaGAGTTTGAGAACTGATCTGGGCCATCTTTCTTTGATTTGTGGAGGTTTGTTTCTTGTATCTGCTATGACACAAACTCTCTTTTGTAGGTCTTGTGtagaaccatttttttttttgtggtgcttttggattttttattttttaaacaatttttgttcctttctaTTGTAACTATGTGAGTGTTGAGTAAGTAACAGCTTTTCCCAATGCTCTTTTGCCAAACTCACATTCTTATGCTGCATAGGGTAAAGAACTGAATATGTGAGAGTGCTTTTACCTTGGATAGTGTTGTTTCTCATTAACTTGTGAATGGTTAAATcccataaagaaaagaaaatgagcagGGTTTGTTATCACTTCATTCCTCTCTATCAACCAGATACATGACATGGAAAAGCAAGCGCTAAACAGCTAATTTTTCAGGTTGCTTTTAATAAAGTTAAAGAGTATTACTTATAATTAGACCAAAAATCTGGATTGTCGAGGGTTATTGGAGagttgaaaagctaagaagttggATGGTTTTGAATATCTTTTGGAGTGGTGTCATCTGCATAAGTTAGGTTGCAAAGCTTTGTACAACTTTTTGGAAGTAAGCTTAGAATTGGGTTGGATTCTACTTATAATAGAACGTGACAAATCGTCATTGCTCCGCAACCTAAGCATTCCCTACAACCTAGAAAAAAATATCTCTTCTAGTCTTGGTTGAACTTCACTTGTTATTTTGTAGTCTTCTAGTTTCATATTTGTTATGTTGTTTGCATTTCTTTAGAAgctttatattttgattttattatcattatttggTTCCATAGGAAATGGCCATTGTTAAGAGGTTTCTAGACCAAGAGATATTTATGGTCAATCACTTGAGGAATTCAAAAGAGAGGTGCAATCTGCATTCCCCTTTCTTTGGGTTGGTGCATTAATGAAGACAACTTGTTGTTAGCTTGACATTTATGGATAGAAAGAAAAacactttaaatttatatttcactGTGATATGTTGGATTATATTGTGTTAAACTTAAGACGTAATATCTTTTGAGTAGAAAAGATATACGTCGAggttatttgaatgatgttgacATATATGCTGgtaatcaaatataaatttctctaaatctagtatttttaatttattagcaaGAAATAAACTGTcatgaaataaacaaatatcagaaaaaaaaaaaaaaaatcaagtaggACAAAATAAGACCAGACAAAAGTGGTTTTAAACAACTATTTCCGGCGAAACAAAGTCACCGTAACTACATTAAGGACGGCAGGGAAAACTGCCACAAAGTAGTTTCGACAATTTTTAACTCGCCATATAACCATTTGCGGCGATATTCAACCATCGCCCTTAATTGTGTTAAATATTTGCGGCGACACATATTTGCTGCAAATATTAAGTATTTCCTACTACACATAATCGCCGAAAACATAGTTTAGCgacaattttcaaaatttgtattGACGATGATGTATCATATTTGCGTCAAGTTTAATCGCCGGTAAAGGTCAATATTTCTGTCAATTTCAAAAGTCGTCGGATCAAGTTTTACTTGGCTCTTTAGAAGCGGCGATATTTTGGCAATCTGTTTTAGCTGAATTGAGAAATTCCGACGATTTACCTGATTATTTGCGGTGACTTTAATCGCCGGAAATAtgcttatttcttgtagtgtgtgtAGGTCTCACacaatactttttaaaaaattgagtaaatctgggatccacataaaaaaattattttttaattgtgaacctcatttttttttcgaaaTGAGTTGCAATGCTTACACACTCAAAACTGTGtctaacattacttttataaaaaataaggttAATCAATAGACTTAATTCCCATCGTGAATAATAAGCACTCTCCCTATgatctctctctagaaaaaactctctcccttctctctaaacccccccccccctctttttCTCTGTCCATTTTATTTCTGTGTagtatttttggttttgttttgtgttttttaggcCAAATAAGGAGGATCGCCATCCGAGTCTTTCTAGCCGTCGCACTTCTACATGCGCCCCACCGACATGACGCCCAACCGCCAATCTTCAAGACCTCCAAATCTGGCATccatcggagtggagcgtagcctgcACGCTCCGGACGAAGTTTTTGGATATCGTCGATGGGTGGCCATCACACGCCACCGAGGAGCCCTCTGTCGACGCCATGCTCGGTTTCTATAGAACCTCTAACTCCAGGACTTTTAAGTCTGACCGTCGACTTTCCTCCCATAGTGAACAGTGTTATGCAGGAGCCACTGCCGAACCATTGTGCATtgttcatccttttttttttcctgtttctttcttgtttatgtttcagtgttttgtagttgtttagtttttctgtttttgttgttgctttttgttgacccgagtgaggtgTTGGGCTTTTGGATCGGACGTAATCTAGGGCAAGAGCCTTTCGAGAGTGGTGGGCGATGCTACGACCGGTGATCGTACGGCCGAACTGTTGTGGTTCATGCGTGAGCTGGGTGCTCGTTCCATCAAGGCTCGAGATGCCGATACTTGCGGTGGGTGTGACGTCTGGGGTCTCACCAGtgcttgtggtcttgtagttgttaatgtgtttatttgtagttttttgttagtttagtttttaataaaataggaataagCTATTGGATTTTGTGTTCATAGCAGTATCTCATACTCTTCTTCCCTGGGAGGATAGAGGGAGTCTTTAAGTTCTgttttacagagcgctttctctaTTATGAgagattttatttagaagttaagacaatatccgccacaaaggaatttgtgtgtggggaagccctAGAGCTGATGCGTAGTTTGGCTTATAGTCTGGATTTTTCATGTGTTGgatttttcatgtattgataagtcacagttgtaacttcgattcattaatgaaatgagtctgtttccataaaaaaaaaaaaaaaaaaatcccatcgTGAACAAAAAATATAGTCCAAACTTACAACACATGATATCTATTCGGATCATATTGGGCACACGCGAGTATTATTGATCCCATCAATAAGCCCTCATGCACGataacaaaaatgagtcgaaaactcaaATACTTAATCAATATTGattcaagaaaataatgaagattACGAAGTAAGGCTTATTCTTCTTTACATCTACATTAATCAAGGAATGAACCAAATCTATACTTTAGCCTATTAATTTCCCTCTCTAAAGAAAAGTGGAAAATCAATCTTAACCTCGTGACGACTTACCTAATTAAGCCATATTCATCAAGTCAGCTTTCATATATAACCACAAAAAAGCCaaaatggtatatatatttcgtaattaaaaagaaaccaACGATCTCCCCTCACCCATTATCTATTCCAGTACTTATTCTGATCATCTTCCTCCTCTAAGCATCAAAATCATCACTGTGAAATATTGGGGGCAGAAGTGTGTTAAGGTCATTGAAGATATTACTGTCTCCTTCACCAAAAACAATAGTACCAGAGTGATCATGGGACTGATCGAAGTATGTTTGAATGTCCTCAGGAAACGACGTGCACTGTGTAAAATTAGATTGATCCGATGGCATTGATGGGTAGTCAGCCATTGATGTCATCTCCATCATTTCCCTAAACTTTGAGGACTGAAGAAGAAGCCCTAGTGCCGATGTGGCAGTATTGGCTGGCTTTGGCTGATTCAACTGCAAGGTCGACGTCTGATCATCTCCTGAGTTGTATGTTTGTTGGTTGTTCATGAAGAAACTTAAACCAAGTTCTTGATTAGGGTTTGATGTCAAAGTATTAGCATCCACATTAGGGTTGATGATATCCACACAGGGATTGTATAAGTCATCGTTAAGATCATTATTAGTACTGTCAGGTTTAAGCCATTTGATATAACGACTGAGATCGAAGTTGGTGACTGCATTGAGCCCACGATATTCTATTGCTGCCATATCATATGCAGCAGCAGCTTCTTCTTGGGTAGCTGCAAAAGATCAAGatatacatgatgatgatgatgatcagaaaAAGATGTAACATAATccatatataattcttttgcatttgttaaaataatccatttttgCTTAAAATTAtggctcatcatcatcatgaactTCCtgacaaaattttgattttgatttattttttaatgtacaAACAGAAGGGACATCATGATCGATCCTTGGTGATATATCatgcattaatattaaaatatatatatataaaataaaaaataaaaaataaaaactagaagTATTTGTTTGTCCTAAATGAACacatgagttgagataattaaACATGATGAGATGGTTTcgaagcatgcatgcataattataAAGGAAATCTGAAAGCTTGTCTTTTTCTCTGGTAATTAGTAATTACTCGCTTTGTCCATTCGCTTTGTCCACTGCCTTTATTGCgcttaattagaaaaaaacaaattaaaggagTTTTTTCATTGATGAGACCCAATATATAacagtatttaaattaaatatttgggaAATTAAGAAATAGTCCGGAACAAAAAAAAGTGGTCATTATTTTGCAAAAGCCCTagatcaaaatatttcaaaatcagTCACGAACAAGCTAGGCGTCGTGCTTGTAAacttatgttatattaatatgcatgtattcttattttatgaaaactttggtttaaattttttatagtaacACAATTTGTACACGCGTTCTAAGTATATAAGTCATGTGTAaactctttgtaaaaaagtaaaccccactataaaaatataaaaataaatcatttttttcaataaaatctaccttTTTATAAAGAGTATGCACAAGATTTGTACACCTAAAGCTCATCAGACCACTActcatctttttattatatatatatatatatatatatatatatatatattcttaatcatgttagaaaatgaaattagatcgagaaaggagaaaatattaataccaTATGTCCCAAGATAGAGATATTTGTTTCCGAAGACCCTGCCAATCCGAGCTTCCCATCTTCCATTGTGATGATGTCTGCTCGATGACATTAAAGAAAACGACATGTCAAATTTACAAGTATACCAAGAGAAAGATTGAGGTAGCAGGAAGATCATGCTACATTAATATACTTGTGCAATACTTTTTAGAAGCGCTatagttataaagagattttacaaaaataaattgatcatCACAAATCGATATAGTTtcatgtgatatgttaaatttattttacaaaaaaaaaaaaacaaccttataatctgacgtatcatGTAGctgtgtttggcaagtgagagtacttcaagtactctcactactattctttattttattattattttttatctacttttttactatttattacttttcacctactttttactactatttaaatattttattattattttttcactactatttacaaacattctcaacacttctcactacccaaacgtaccgtAACAAGTAatgtaaatttataagtttacttttataaaattcatttgaCTTATTTAGAGCCGTTACGAAAAGTGGCATTGTGGACctcataataataatgtattccCGCCGTCCTTTACAATGAGACTCTCATAACTCATGGTGTTAGTGGTAAAATATTCAAAGtcatttatatatagcattCAATACTATTACTCCACAAACCTATAATGAATTTTTAGAACGGTCATGCATGGGAAGCCATCCATATTGTAAATCCCAAaaagattaatttatattacttgaggttaagggcttgtttgggttGAACATATTATTTAGTTGGCtagcttttattaattaggCTAATTCATGAAAGTGTAGGGAAAAGTACTACATGTCTCaattgaaatttggaaaattttaatattttattatcttagaGATAATATATTATGATCGTTTAATAAAAGATGGATTTGAATAATGATCACCTTGCAACACCTCTATATTTCGAAACTCCTCGAGAAAAACCACTGCTTTTCCTGAAAGTTCAACATGATCATGCAGATCTaaatcaattaaattaattgaaaattttgcaatattttttacCCTAAAAATTGAACGTAGATGCAGATACAAAACCTTCGTAATGATCCAATATATTCTTCTCTTGACAGACCTTCCATTTCATGCAGTTCTTTCTCGTACGTTGATAACTGCAATTgttcatgatcatgatatatattgatcatcagTTTCTTCCCGGCTTAAATACTTTTCCAGTGTACTCTAACATGATCAATGAAacaattgtatatataagtaccGGAAAGTTGAGAATGGTTTCTTGACCCCAATATTTCAGTGCTGCTAGGTCATAAGCATGTGCTGCtgcatcttcatcatcataggCACCTAAAAAATTGATCAACGTACAGCACATGAAAACAttgaaaatacaaacaaaattgCACTCAAAGTATCTCTGAATATCCTAGTCGACATTTTCTGCGTGTTTTAATTTTGCTTTCCAAGATATTGCATGAATTAAGCAGAAGTGATGATACATACCCAGGTAGACTGCGCGCATTCGAGTAAGATCCCAACCAAATCAACGACACGCCAAaacccaaaaggaaaagaaagcaaaatacCGTCAATAAAAGCTCTATAATtgaatattataagaaaattaaggtGTGTAGATGGATCAGATTATGAACCTTGCCGTCCTTTCTTGTTCTGGGATTCATTCCAACAGTTCTTATCCCACAAATGAGCTTCATATCTGCCTGTCCAGCGATGCCTGACATGATCAATATCACGACTCAACCCAGttcagaaaaacaaaacgaaattatcaagaaaacataaaatgatcaagaacatgatgatgatcataatGAAACAAATATCATGTATAATATGAAGTGCATGCATGCGTTCTTGATGATCACCTAGTAACCCCTCGATATATGGAGCTACGTTGAGGAGGAGAGTCTCTTGGCACACTTCTCCTTGTTCGTTTCACCTTTTTGATGGCGTTATTGACATTATTAGTACTGCTGATGTTTGCATTTTTTCTCTGGTTTTGCAGTGATAATTTAGCCATGAAAGCTCTGAACGCAAGTCAATAAACAAGAAAGTCcggggggaggggaggggaggggattTGAGTTCAAAACTCAGATATATTACCGAGTCCTCCAAAGAGAAGGTTTTTAAAAGGGGATTACAAGGAGGCCAGAGAGGCACAAGAATGCTAGGAAACTATGTGCTGGCATGTAAAGAGATAGCGGCCGGCCGGCGCATGCAGGAGGTAGTTTGTGACCGTCTTTAACCGGCTCTTATTGTCATTTTCTTCTTGTCCTCACCTAACTTTGTGCAGCTAGCTATCATGTGCTGTTTCAATCATATCTAGTTACAATTCTATTATCctaattaatcttataaacaaGATAACTATTATAAAcataaagaaattacacaaagtaaactcataaactgatatgatttcatGAAATCGGTTaatagatctactttataataaaaataactttataatctgacatgcCACATCAAGTTACaacagtttataaatttatttttatataatcactttatgactaaagtattttcctataAATAATGTCCCAAAATTTAtagtcactacaaaaaaaaaaaatatttatttatgacgagttatttattataaaaaattaccattttctACCAAGatgatcatatattttctttacaaatatttcgttgcaaataaataaatagttgatttaaaaaaatctcctttattttatttctcatttttttttatattttatatgatctataaatcatgttgaatatatatatatatatatttatttattttgttttttaaaaaagctaTTGATCAATTGGCTATAGCAGCAGCATGGTTTTATCTTAGGGttaacatgtatattatatatatatatatatatatataggaatccCTAAAATGTTGACTTTTCACATGGAAATATTCAACCACCTATATATTTGATCAAGATGAAAATTGTAGGTAAACAATAATGGGTCCTAGCTGCTAAAGAAATAGGTTTTAAAGTTTTGTGTCCTTTAAGAAGTACTTGAGAATTAACCTCGAAACGTACGTACGATCGAGATgggaatttatatatacaatcgATCCTGATCCCGATCgacttatataaattaaaaaaaattatttataagccAATGTGAATATTACagtgattatataatataatttgatttaaaaaatagttttaattttaaattttataaattaaatcttaatatttaaattatatataatatgttttatttaccgacttaaaaataaaataattccgACTTATATATGATGTGCGATATATAGCAATATAGCGTGCATGACCAATTGGCAAATTTACCACCAAACCTCAATGGGGTTTATAATTAAACTGGCGTCCCATATCTAATTCATCAGACACTAATTCCTCATTACTTTTTAAGTACAACTCATACATGAGTACTTGTTCAAatgtttaaattaaagaaaatatttaaatttaattatttatattatatttttaacagtaCTTCTCATCCCCAATCAATAGATTCAATAGATTCAACACgtggaatataatttaaatgaaatagagtTACATAGTTATGATTCGGTCTCGGaatttaactttaatattatataaaatcatcacttttttaaaatgttaattagttaattagaaGAAATAGATTTAATTCTATGTATTATGTTCTTAACAAGTAACACGTACGCTTAATTGGCTTAAGTAGCTAGTAGCGAACCAATAACCATGTGGATGCAGgcatttatgataattaaatatctaattaatgTTCTTTTTAGGTCTAGGGTGTCccttaattttatatcttgcgTACTGGTACTGTTGTAATGGCctgatatatttatatgggcagacttatttttttattagtgggGTCTCCTAGcagctagctagatatatagGGATTGAATAATATGATCAGCGGAGCCCATATTGCATTCCCACAACACTCGGTGTTGCCGATCCAAGGGGAAGCCATGGCCCATGAGCTAAGTTTTGAATTGTAACGTTTTCGTCGAAgtattggaatgaaatattttgaaaccaataatattttagatactgttttaaaataatttatatatagataaattaattatatatgtataaattatattttaaaataatattaatacaaatctTAAAAAGGTAAAGCACatgtttataaaattcaataatacttctaagttctcaatccaattattaaaaaaaataatcactcaTCTTCATCACGAAAATGGTTGCagggatttgattttcaattctcGAAAAAAaggggattaaaaaaaattaaaaaaataatcttcagatgtgagaatttgaatgataattatgaaaatatactaaaaatacaaaaatttaaattttggccGATACACATAAATGATCGGTATTTGATCCAGTATGAAACATTTATCTCTCTTGTACCAATTACTATTCTGGTACCGATCATACCGACCGATACGGCATGATATTCAAAACCTTGGATACGAGTGCATGTTGTAATATTGTCATGCCACACCAAGTAATtcagatataatatatatatatatatatatatatattatcatatatatatatatatatatatatattgccttcTTTATGA
Protein-coding sequences here:
- the LOC108989513 gene encoding AP2-like ethylene-responsive transcription factor At1g16060, with translation MAKLSLQNQRKNANISSTNNVNNAIKKVKRTRRSVPRDSPPQRSSIYRGVTRHRWTGRYEAHLWDKNCWNESQNKKGRQVYLGAYDDEDAAAHAYDLAALKYWGQETILNFPLSTYEKELHEMEGLSREEYIGSLRRKSSGFSRGVSKYRGVARHHHNGRWEARIGRVFGNKYLYLGTYATQEEAAAAYDMAAIEYRGLNAVTNFDLSRYIKWLKPDSTNNDLNDDLYNPCVDIINPNVDANTLTSNPNQELGLSFFMNNQQTYNSGDDQTSTLQLNQPKPANTATSALGLLLQSSKFREMMEMTSMADYPSMPSDQSNFTQCTSFPEDIQTYFDQSHDHSGTIVFGEGDSNIFNDLNTLLPPIFHSDDFDA